The stretch of DNA CCTGATGGCCCTCACCGCAGGCACGATCCTGGCCGGGATCATCGGTGCCATCCTGTCCGTGCCGATCGCCGCAGTCGCGTGGGCAATCATTCAGGTCTGGACAGCAGAAGACCCCGAGCTGGAGCCGATGAATCCGGACCTGGCTCCTGCCAACAGCCAGCCGGTGTAGCTTTCGACTGCCGTGAGTAAGGAACAGCCCCTTTCCCTCCGATAAAAGATCCTATAGGATTGCACTATCAGGGTATCAATGGGGTGCCCTCGACTCATAGGAGCTCAAATGCCCGACGCCTCGTACGAGTTCACGCGTGACGGCTGGCCAATCGCCACTTGCCTGCATGGCATCCCGTCCACCGACAAGGACGGGGTCGCTTTCCACGACGCCGACCCCGCCGTCTGGGAGGACGCATTTGCCCAGGTTCAGGACGTCGGGTTCACCCTTGCCGAACTGGCCGACAGCCATGTGCGCCCCGCCGATCTTGAGCCGGCCCGGCGCGATGAATTCCTTTCCATCGCTGCCGCCCACGGCGTGCGCATCCCCAGTGTCCATCTCCAGCGGCAGAGCGTCATCTGGCCCGGACATGAAGAAAAGAACCTTGCCTACGCGCACCGCACGATCGACGCGGCGGCGGAATGGGGCATGGAAGTGTTCTCGACCGGCCTGCACCAGCCTTTCAGCGCCGCCCAGAAGAAGGCTCTGTGGTTCTGGACCGCTGAGGGGCCGAAGGATCCCGAGGACCCGGACGTCTGGGCCGCGGCCGTCAGCCGGCTCCGCGAACTCGGCAAGCACGCCGCCGAAGTCGGGTTGAAGATGTCCCTCGAGATGTATGAGGACACCTACCTTGGAACTGCCGACAGCGCCGTGCGGCTCGTCCAGGACATCGGCCTGGACAACGTCGGTCTGAACCCCGATATCGGAAACCTCATCCGGCTCCACCGTCCCATCGAGGACTGGCGGGAGATGTACGCCAAGACGTTGCCGTACGCGAACTACTGGCATGTCAAGAACTACATGCGCGACGAGAATGCTGACGGGACCTCCTGGACGGCTTTCCCCACCAATCTCGAACTGGGCCTCATCAACTACCGCCAGGTGGTTCGGGACGCCGTCGAACTCGGCTTCCGGGGCATCTTCCTGATGGAGCAGTACGGCGGCGACTCGCTGGGCGTCTGCGCCTCCAACGCGCGCTACCTCCGCACGCTGCTGCCCGCCTCAGCCGGCGCTTAGCCTGCGCACGGACGACGACGGCGGGAAGCTCCCGCCGTCGTCGTTTTCGTAACCGACGCACTCAGTCTGAGGTTGAGGAGGTGGTGTCCGCCGCGGCGGACGCCTCTGCGCCCGCCTCTGTATACGACGCCGAGACGCGGCGGTAGACCGGGGTCAGGAAGGCCAGCAGCGCGGCCGCGACCATGATGATCCCGGCGACCAGGAACACCAGGGCGATGCCGCGGGAGGTACCCTCGCCCAGCAGCGGCGCCAGCTGGGCCGCGCCCTCGGCGGACCGGGCGTAGGGGATGATCCAGAACTGGGCGATCGGGGCAATGAGGAACGCGGTGATCGGCGCTGCCGCGGACTCGAAAGCCATGGCGAAGCCGAACACCCTGCCCTGCCGGGGCAGCGGCACCACCTGCTGGATGACCGTCTGTTCGGCGGCCTCCACGAAAGGTATCAGGACCAGGTACAGCCAGATCCCGGCGATGTAGAGCCAGGCCCACTCGCGGAGCGTGAACACCGCACCGAGGAGCCCCATCAGCATCACCGCGAGAAGCAGGGTGCGCAGCGGGTTGGCCCCAAGCCCGAACTTTCCGATCAGGGCGCCACCCACGATGAATCCGGTGGAGCCGAGCGCGAAGACGGCCCCCCACATTTCCACGGAGAACATCTCCAGACCGTACGGATCCATCAGCGCCATATAGACGCCGCCGATGAAGTTGTTGAAGGTGGAGAACACAATCAGTGCGAACAGCCCGGTGATGGCAAGCACGGCCGCGAGTGAGCCGCGGAGGTCGAACCCGCCGTGCGCGTCCGTGGCGGCAGCGCGCACCTCCTCGGGCATGCGCAGGGTGAGCAGGTGTGCGAAGGCCAGCAAGGTGAGCACCAGCGCGACGACGATGGTCCAGCCCATGCCTAGCAGCCCCACCGACAGCCCGGAGAGCAGCGAGGTGATGATGAACATCAGTCCCTGCACCATGCCCACCAGTCCGTTGGCGTTTGCCCGCCGGTCCGGCTCGATGAGGATGGTGACAGTGGTGGAAAGGGCGATGTTGCGCAAGTTCTCCACCACGGCCCCCACCAGGATGACCAATGTGAACACCCAGAACCAAGGGTGGGTCAGATCCAGCAGCGAGGAAGCAGGTATCAGCAGGAACATGACCCCGGACAGCAGGAACATCACCAGGGTGAAACCGGCGGCGAAGCGCATCACGGCCAGCTTGCGGTAGCGGTCAACAAAGGTCCCGAAGCTGATGCTGGACAGGGCGATCAGCAGCATGTAGGCGCCGCCCACCACCCCGGTGGCGATCACGTTGCGCGTCTCCAGATACAGCCAGAACGTGAGCGCAAACCACAGGTAGCTGGTGGTGATATTGGCGAGGGCGGTGTTGACCAGGACCCCGGTGAAGGTGCGGGTCCGCTGCGCAGGACTCCGCAGGGAAGTGTCGGCCCTGCCCCGGACCGGTTCCTGCTCGGTCATGGGTCCCAGTGTACTGACAACCAGCCGCCCCGGACACGGTCGCGGCCGGCCCGGGAGGACCAGGCTTCTCGGTAAGCGAGACACCGTTTTGACGCCGCATTGCCGGCCCGCCCATAGTGTTGGAGGACAACCCGGAATGACGTGGATCACAAGGGCGGTCCTGACGGATTCAGACTATGAAGGAGTATCGGTGAAAGCAGCCGTAATGCAGGCACCCAATGAGCCGCTGAGCGTGGTGGATCTTGTCCTCGACGCCCCTGGTCCTGGTGAGGTGCGGGTGAGGATCGAGGCGGCGGGCGTGTGCCACAGCGACCTGCATTACACCAACGGCGACCTCGCCTGCCGGACACCGATCGTCCTGGGCCACGAAGGGGCCGGCATCGTGGAAGCAACCGGGCCCGGCGTCACTTCCGTCCGGCCGGGAGACAAGGTTGTGCTGACCTGGCGTCCGCGTTGCGGGCAGTGCGAGTTCTGTTCCAGCGGCAGGCCGGCCCTCTGCGTCCAGGGCAAGGTGCACGCGGAATCCAACGGACTGCTCCGCGGAGGCACCCGCCTCTCGCTCGGGGATGAGCCGGTGCACCATCTGATGGGCGTCTCCTGCTTCGCCGAGGCGTGCGTGGTGTCGCAGGAATCGGTCATCAGGATCCCCAACGACGTCCCCTCGGAGGTTGCGGCCATCGTCGGGTGTGCTGTCATTACCGGGATGGGTGTGGTGCTGAACCGGATGCCCGGTGCCGCCGGCCAGGGCGTGCTCATCATCGGTGCCGGAGGCGTGGGGCTTTCCGCCGTGATCGGCGCCGAACTGGTGGGCGCCTCGCCCATCATCGTGGCCGATATCGCCGACGACAAGCTCGAAAAAGCCTCGGAACTCGGCGCCACCCACGTGATCAATTCCAGCAAGGAAGACCTTGTAGCGGCGGTAAAGGCCATCACCGGCGACGGCGTTCAGTACGTCGTCGAAGCCATCGGGAAACAGGCCACCATCCAACAGGCCATGGCCAGCCTGCGCACCGGGGGAACCACGTTCGCCGTCGGGCTCGGTAACCCCAACGATGTGGTCAGTGTGCCGCTCAACAACCTGGTGCAGTCCGAAAAGTCCCTGCAGGGCAGCCTGTACGGCTCGTCCAACATCGGGGTGCAGGTACCGCAGATCCTGGACCTGTACCGCTCCGGCAGGCTTCCCTTGGACAAGCTCCTCGGCGACACCTACCGGCTCGATCAGGTCCAGGAAGCGCTGGACGGCCTCGCCTCGGGGACCGTCGGCCGCTCGGTCATTGTTCCGAGCTAACCGCCGCCAGAGGCGCCGACCGGCCGAGCTGAGCGCTCAAACTATACCTTCCAGATGGTAAAGTTTGAGGGTGAGAGAGAGTCAGCGCCCCCGGATTCTTGAGGCGGGACTGCGGGTGGCAGCGCGCAGTCAAGGGGCCGCCATCACCCTCGACGCCGTGGCATCGGAGGCTGGGGTAACCAAGCCCGGCCTGATGTACCACTTCCCCAGCCGGGATGCACTCCTGGCCGCCCTGGTCGAGTATGCTGCCGGGCAGCTCGAGCGGAGAATGACTGAGCTCCTCGGCAAGCGGGAGGCCACTGTTTCCGAACGGTACCGCTCGTACATCCACGCTGCGGCTGACGGGCAGAACATGCGGGCGGAATGGGCGCTGTGGTTTCACTCCGCCTACAGTGCTGAGCTGCGGGAAGCCTGGGGCCGCCACCTGGACCCCTGGCTCTTGATTCCGGAAGAGACGCCGGCCGCCGAACGTACGCGTCTCCTCACTGCCAGGCTGGCGGCGGATGGGTTGTGGGCGGCCCAGGCCAGCGGCGTGGCGGCCCCGGGGGAAGCCGACCGGGCGGTAATTGTCACCCACATCCTCGGCCTGATTGGCGAAGAGGGCGCGGAGTGAAGCAGTGGCTATGCCTGGGCGGAGCCGTTATCACGGAGGTTTCCGCCACTCTGGCCTTGAAGGCGGCACTGGAAGCGCCCGGCTGGTACGCGCTAGTGATTGCCGGGTATGTCGCCGCATTCTTTCTTCTGGCCGTCTGCCTTCGTTTAGGCATGACCATCAGTGTCGCC from Arthrobacter sp. B3I9 encodes:
- a CDS encoding sugar phosphate isomerase/epimerase, translating into MPDASYEFTRDGWPIATCLHGIPSTDKDGVAFHDADPAVWEDAFAQVQDVGFTLAELADSHVRPADLEPARRDEFLSIAAAHGVRIPSVHLQRQSVIWPGHEEKNLAYAHRTIDAAAEWGMEVFSTGLHQPFSAAQKKALWFWTAEGPKDPEDPDVWAAAVSRLRELGKHAAEVGLKMSLEMYEDTYLGTADSAVRLVQDIGLDNVGLNPDIGNLIRLHRPIEDWREMYAKTLPYANYWHVKNYMRDENADGTSWTAFPTNLELGLINYRQVVRDAVELGFRGIFLMEQYGGDSLGVCASNARYLRTLLPASAGA
- a CDS encoding MFS transporter; the encoded protein is MTEQEPVRGRADTSLRSPAQRTRTFTGVLVNTALANITTSYLWFALTFWLYLETRNVIATGVVGGAYMLLIALSSISFGTFVDRYRKLAVMRFAAGFTLVMFLLSGVMFLLIPASSLLDLTHPWFWVFTLVILVGAVVENLRNIALSTTVTILIEPDRRANANGLVGMVQGLMFIITSLLSGLSVGLLGMGWTIVVALVLTLLAFAHLLTLRMPEEVRAAATDAHGGFDLRGSLAAVLAITGLFALIVFSTFNNFIGGVYMALMDPYGLEMFSVEMWGAVFALGSTGFIVGGALIGKFGLGANPLRTLLLAVMLMGLLGAVFTLREWAWLYIAGIWLYLVLIPFVEAAEQTVIQQVVPLPRQGRVFGFAMAFESAAAPITAFLIAPIAQFWIIPYARSAEGAAQLAPLLGEGTSRGIALVFLVAGIIMVAAALLAFLTPVYRRVSASYTEAGAEASAAADTTSSTSD
- a CDS encoding Zn-dependent alcohol dehydrogenase, translated to MKAAVMQAPNEPLSVVDLVLDAPGPGEVRVRIEAAGVCHSDLHYTNGDLACRTPIVLGHEGAGIVEATGPGVTSVRPGDKVVLTWRPRCGQCEFCSSGRPALCVQGKVHAESNGLLRGGTRLSLGDEPVHHLMGVSCFAEACVVSQESVIRIPNDVPSEVAAIVGCAVITGMGVVLNRMPGAAGQGVLIIGAGGVGLSAVIGAELVGASPIIVADIADDKLEKASELGATHVINSSKEDLVAAVKAITGDGVQYVVEAIGKQATIQQAMASLRTGGTTFAVGLGNPNDVVSVPLNNLVQSEKSLQGSLYGSSNIGVQVPQILDLYRSGRLPLDKLLGDTYRLDQVQEALDGLASGTVGRSVIVPS
- a CDS encoding TetR/AcrR family transcriptional regulator: MRESQRPRILEAGLRVAARSQGAAITLDAVASEAGVTKPGLMYHFPSRDALLAALVEYAAGQLERRMTELLGKREATVSERYRSYIHAAADGQNMRAEWALWFHSAYSAELREAWGRHLDPWLLIPEETPAAERTRLLTARLAADGLWAAQASGVAAPGEADRAVIVTHILGLIGEEGAE